A genomic window from Ruminiclostridium cellulolyticum H10 includes:
- a CDS encoding HlyD family efflux transporter periplasmic adaptor subunit: protein MKGILVDINELTDSREMYHAKPHPFVWVFTYVLIGLVIAAVIWAAFGKKEIVVKASGQVRPESGISTVRNIVGGELESTNYRQGMAVKAGDILYIIKHDNLLLERESATKKLKKLEKELENHRIYRNCIITEENNFDSINEPVYYEKVRKLLMDIEFSQTDTAYKTTRLNEEKLLNDTQLNRNLKEIEFLKKYIKSLDNNKNYLISGDELEKQYKQKYEKYLIEKTEIQRKYDRQADDIRSNSPEAMKQSIEEEKSQLRAYQTLKKSVSESKNNFPSGDRYSYLYTDYENRLNLLKNTFEEKKRIYEAYLSLSGVAITKSELEDARIQMQNTEGEYTAYKSKFLSELEKNIKNIEISIKEKESKVSGTRDKQGLLDLNEKDRQNSLKALYFQERNDAAQAIDNLADKVGTMKQKNVLCDAELKTIANADGNNEDSLNYSLVERTKVQEIVAADEKIKAVTDSITGVKENIKKLELCISNAIVKASVNGIVNIITEIYPGDLVAEGAEILTIIPDTGSAFKMQMTVSNKDIGEIHTGDTVKYSFAALPYREYGQAAGKIINISKDAVNNAEGQSYYIVEATVPVTKLTSNSGRQGEIKAGMICEANVITKQKSFLRYFLEKIKLLD, encoded by the coding sequence ATGAAGGGAATTTTGGTTGACATAAACGAACTTACAGACAGCCGTGAAATGTATCATGCAAAGCCTCACCCCTTTGTATGGGTATTTACATATGTTTTAATAGGGTTGGTTATAGCAGCAGTAATATGGGCAGCATTTGGGAAAAAGGAAATAGTAGTAAAGGCCTCCGGGCAGGTAAGACCTGAATCGGGAATAAGTACTGTCAGGAATATTGTAGGAGGAGAGCTAGAAAGTACTAATTACAGACAGGGAATGGCAGTAAAAGCAGGTGATATTTTATATATAATAAAGCATGACAATCTGCTTCTGGAAAGAGAGTCTGCTACAAAAAAATTAAAAAAGCTGGAAAAAGAACTGGAAAATCATAGAATATATAGAAATTGCATTATAACCGAAGAAAACAATTTTGATTCTATAAATGAGCCTGTATATTATGAAAAGGTAAGAAAGCTTTTGATGGACATTGAATTTTCCCAAACCGACACTGCTTACAAAACAACAAGACTCAATGAAGAAAAGCTGCTAAACGATACACAACTAAATAGAAATCTTAAAGAAATAGAATTTTTAAAAAAGTATATAAAATCATTGGATAACAACAAAAATTATTTAATCTCAGGCGATGAACTGGAAAAGCAGTATAAACAGAAATACGAAAAGTACCTTATAGAAAAAACAGAAATACAAAGAAAATATGACCGTCAGGCTGATGATATAAGGAGTAACAGCCCGGAGGCCATGAAACAATCAATAGAAGAGGAAAAATCACAATTAAGGGCATATCAGACACTGAAAAAGAGCGTCAGCGAATCAAAAAATAATTTTCCCTCCGGTGACAGGTATTCATATCTTTATACGGATTATGAAAATAGACTGAACTTACTGAAAAACACATTCGAGGAGAAAAAGCGAATATATGAGGCATATCTTTCTTTAAGCGGTGTAGCCATAACAAAGTCTGAGTTGGAGGACGCCCGTATACAAATGCAGAATACAGAAGGCGAGTACACAGCATATAAAAGTAAATTTTTATCTGAACTGGAGAAAAATATAAAAAATATTGAAATCAGCATAAAAGAAAAGGAAAGCAAGGTTTCGGGTACCCGGGACAAACAGGGACTACTTGACTTGAATGAAAAAGACAGGCAAAACAGCTTAAAAGCATTGTATTTTCAGGAGAGGAATGATGCAGCCCAAGCAATAGACAATTTGGCTGATAAAGTCGGCACAATGAAACAAAAAAATGTGCTTTGTGATGCAGAACTAAAAACCATAGCCAATGCAGATGGTAATAACGAAGACTCGTTGAATTACTCGCTGGTTGAAAGAACAAAGGTTCAGGAAATAGTTGCTGCCGATGAAAAGATTAAAGCAGTAACAGATAGTATTACAGGGGTTAAAGAGAATATAAAAAAGCTGGAACTATGCATTAGCAATGCAATAGTCAAGGCCAGTGTTAACGGGATAGTCAACATAATCACAGAAATCTATCCGGGAGACTTGGTGGCAGAAGGAGCTGAAATACTAACAATAATCCCCGATACTGGTTCAGCTTTTAAAATGCAAATGACTGTCAGCAACAAGGACATAGGTGAAATACATACAGGGGATACGGTAAAATATAGCTTTGCAGCACTTCCTTATCGAGAATATGGACAGGCAGCAGGAAAAATAATCAATATTTCAAAGGATGCTGTGAACAATGCAGAGGGACAAAGCTATTATATTGTTGAAGCCACTGTTCCTGTAACAAAACTAACTAGCAATTCGGGAAGACAGGGAGAAATAAAGGCAGGAATGATATGTGAAGCAAATGTAATAACAAAGCAAAAAAGCTTTTTACGTTATTTCCTTGAAAAAATAAAGCTGCTTGATTAA
- a CDS encoding pentapeptide repeat-containing protein, whose product MNLQKPKIPEKLMQSENINGTVTNLTSLGYDIENYHFKNGYMSEISYVSVEFNRCIIEKCSFKKCDVQNFVFDNVIFRDCDISNMDFSNAVFRNTEFINCNMTGIILSQAKLSDVSVLSCNMQYSNLSSADISRSRIEKSNLSNSYIWEAKLKDLEFQQCTLLSVEFTGTMLKGIDFTSCEMEGLLIRGPELKGAIVNEFQALSLSKLLGIIIKE is encoded by the coding sequence ATGAATTTACAAAAGCCTAAGATACCTGAAAAATTAATGCAATCAGAAAATATAAATGGAACAGTAACGAATTTAACCTCTTTAGGTTATGATATTGAAAATTATCACTTTAAAAATGGCTACATGAGTGAGATTTCTTATGTTTCTGTGGAATTTAATAGATGTATCATTGAAAAATGCAGCTTTAAGAAATGCGATGTGCAGAACTTTGTGTTCGACAATGTCATTTTCAGGGATTGCGATATCTCGAACATGGATTTCAGCAATGCTGTATTCAGAAATACCGAATTTATTAACTGTAATATGACAGGTATCATACTTTCTCAGGCAAAGCTTAGTGATGTATCCGTCTTATCCTGCAATATGCAGTATTCGAATTTATCAAGTGCAGATATCAGCCGGAGTCGCATTGAAAAGTCCAATCTGTCTAATAGCTATATATGGGAAGCAAAGCTAAAGGATCTGGAATTTCAACAATGTACCCTGCTATCAGTAGAATTTACAGGAACCATGTTAAAAGGGATTGATTTTACCTCCTGCGAAATGGAGGGTCTGCTTATAAGAGGGCCTGAACTGAAAGGTGCCATAGTCAATGAATTTCAAGCCCTTTCCCTGTCAAAGCTGCTGGGCATAATCATTAAAGAATAA
- a CDS encoding helix-turn-helix domain-containing protein: protein MRFGDRLRELREERDITQNELGKSINVSGRVIGYYEANDRFPRDENLLKTIADYFNVSVDYLLGRTENRQMSDEIVTESKIPYNLDLKGLPDEALKKVEDYIDLIKTKYKPDKKTSR, encoded by the coding sequence ATGAGATTTGGTGACAGATTAAGAGAACTAAGAGAAGAACGAGACATTACCCAAAATGAATTGGGAAAATCAATTAACGTTTCCGGTAGAGTGATTGGTTATTATGAAGCTAATGACAGATTTCCTAGAGATGAGAATCTTTTAAAAACCATTGCTGATTATTTTAATGTGTCTGTAGATTATCTTTTGGGCCGTACCGAAAATAGGCAAATGTCCGATGAAATTGTAACAGAATCAAAAATCCCTTATAACTTGGATCTTAAGGGTCTTCCTGATGAAGCATTGAAAAAGGTTGAAGATTATATAGATTTAATAAAAACCAAATACAAACCCGATAAAAAAACCTCAAGATAA
- the eno gene encoding phosphopyruvate hydratase: MKQYIPIESVFAREILDSRGNPTVEVEVIAEGGFIGRASVPSGASTGAFEAVELRDENSGRYMGKGVETAVDNVNNTIAPEVEGMNVFDQVAVDKLMIDLDGTPNKERLGANAILGVSLAVAKAAAEALGLGLYQYIGGVNAKTLPVPMMNIINGGKHADNSVNIQEFMIMPVGAENFKEALRMCAEVFHNLKKVLHSKGLSTAVGDEGGFAPNLETDEQAIQVILEAVEKAGYKPGNDFRIAIDAAATEMYQEDGSYFFWKSNIRKSKEEMVDYWADLAGKYPIISLEDGVSEEDWEGWKLLTERLGSKIQLVGDDLFVTNTKRLEKGIKQGVANSILIKVNQIGTLTETLDAIQMANRAGYTAVTSHRSGETEDATIADIAVATNSGQIKTGAPSRTDRVAKYNQLLRIEEELGEVAEFPGLKAWYNLK; the protein is encoded by the coding sequence ATGAAACAATATATACCAATTGAAAGCGTTTTCGCTAGAGAAATTCTTGATTCCAGAGGAAATCCGACTGTTGAGGTCGAGGTAATTGCAGAGGGTGGTTTTATCGGACGTGCTTCTGTTCCATCGGGAGCATCAACCGGTGCTTTCGAGGCCGTAGAGCTAAGGGATGAAAACAGCGGCAGGTATATGGGAAAAGGTGTTGAAACAGCAGTAGATAATGTTAATAATACTATAGCACCTGAAGTAGAAGGAATGAATGTATTTGATCAGGTGGCTGTAGACAAGCTAATGATTGATCTGGATGGTACACCCAACAAGGAGAGATTGGGTGCCAACGCAATACTGGGTGTATCCCTTGCTGTTGCAAAAGCTGCTGCGGAGGCTTTGGGACTTGGACTCTATCAGTATATAGGCGGAGTAAATGCTAAGACACTACCTGTGCCTATGATGAATATAATAAACGGAGGAAAGCATGCCGATAACAGTGTAAATATACAGGAATTCATGATAATGCCTGTTGGTGCCGAGAACTTTAAGGAAGCACTTAGAATGTGTGCCGAAGTATTCCACAATCTCAAAAAAGTGTTGCACAGCAAGGGTCTTAGTACTGCAGTAGGCGATGAAGGAGGATTTGCACCTAATCTGGAAACAGATGAACAGGCAATCCAGGTTATACTGGAGGCGGTTGAAAAAGCCGGCTACAAACCCGGAAATGATTTCAGAATAGCTATTGATGCCGCCGCAACTGAAATGTATCAGGAGGATGGATCATATTTCTTCTGGAAATCAAACATAAGAAAGAGTAAAGAGGAAATGGTAGACTACTGGGCCGACTTAGCCGGTAAATACCCTATAATTTCTCTGGAAGACGGTGTATCAGAAGAGGATTGGGAAGGTTGGAAGTTGTTGACCGAGAGATTGGGAAGTAAGATTCAGTTGGTAGGTGACGACCTTTTCGTAACAAATACAAAAAGACTTGAAAAAGGTATAAAGCAAGGCGTCGCAAACTCTATCCTTATAAAAGTTAATCAGATAGGTACACTTACAGAAACACTTGATGCAATACAAATGGCAAACCGTGCAGGTTATACCGCAGTAACATCCCATAGGTCAGGTGAAACAGAGGATGCAACTATAGCTGATATAGCAGTTGCTACCAATTCCGGACAAATAAAAACCGGAGCACCTTCCAGAACAGACAGAGTTGCTAAGTACAACCAATTATTAAGGATAGAAGAAGAGTTGGGGGAGGTTGCAGAATTTCCGGGCCTCAAAGCATGGTACAACCTAAAGTAA
- the gpmI gene encoding 2,3-bisphosphoglycerate-independent phosphoglycerate mutase — protein MEKKLVTLMILDGFGKNLKQEGNAIQAANKPNLDSYLSKCTNTVVHTSGMDVGLPEGQMGNSEVGHTNIGAGRIVYQELTRITKSIQDGDFFEKEEFLKAIENCKKNNSKLHLFGLLSDGGVHSHNTHLYGLVEMAKRNGLKDVFIHCFYDGRDVPPDSSKVYTEELEAKLKEIGVGKIASVMGRYYSMDRDNRWERVQLAYDVMVSGKGLTANSAVEAVEASFARNEFDEFVKPTAILENGKPVATIAANDSVIFFNFRPDRAREITRTFVDPEFKGFEREKGFFPLCYVCMTQYDKTMPNVLVAFKPQTLENTFGEYISRLGYRQLRIAETEKYAHVTFFFNGGVETQYEGEDRALIPSPKVATYDLKPEMSAYEVAEEAVKRIDSKQYDVIILNFANCDMVGHTGVFDAAKAAVEAVDECVGKVVNAVTAQGGVVLITADHGNAEQMVDYENGGAFTAHTTNVVPLIGIGLGNTKLKEGKLADLAPTMLDIMGIDKPAQMTGTSLLQK, from the coding sequence ATGGAAAAGAAATTAGTTACTTTAATGATCCTCGACGGCTTCGGAAAGAATCTGAAACAAGAAGGAAATGCTATACAGGCTGCAAATAAGCCAAATCTCGACAGCTATCTGTCAAAGTGTACAAATACCGTAGTTCATACAAGTGGTATGGATGTCGGGCTGCCTGAGGGTCAGATGGGAAACTCTGAGGTCGGACATACAAACATCGGTGCAGGAAGAATTGTTTATCAGGAATTGACAAGGATAACCAAGTCAATACAGGATGGGGATTTCTTTGAGAAAGAGGAATTTTTAAAGGCTATAGAAAACTGTAAAAAGAATAATTCCAAGCTTCACTTGTTCGGACTTTTATCTGACGGCGGAGTACACAGCCACAATACACATTTGTATGGTTTAGTTGAGATGGCAAAGAGGAATGGTTTGAAAGATGTATTTATTCATTGCTTCTACGACGGGAGGGATGTTCCGCCGGACAGCTCAAAGGTATATACTGAAGAACTTGAGGCAAAGCTGAAAGAAATCGGAGTGGGTAAAATCGCATCTGTAATGGGCAGATACTATTCCATGGACAGAGACAACCGCTGGGAAAGGGTACAGCTTGCATATGATGTAATGGTATCAGGAAAAGGTTTGACTGCAAATTCAGCAGTTGAAGCAGTAGAGGCATCTTTTGCAAGAAACGAATTTGATGAATTTGTAAAACCCACTGCAATATTGGAAAACGGAAAACCTGTTGCTACAATCGCTGCCAATGACTCAGTAATATTCTTCAATTTCAGACCTGACAGAGCAAGAGAAATAACAAGAACTTTTGTTGATCCTGAATTCAAGGGCTTTGAAAGGGAAAAAGGCTTCTTCCCTCTATGCTATGTTTGCATGACACAGTATGACAAGACAATGCCAAACGTACTTGTTGCATTCAAGCCTCAGACTCTGGAAAATACATTTGGTGAATATATAAGCCGACTTGGCTACAGGCAGCTGAGAATTGCTGAAACCGAAAAGTATGCCCATGTTACCTTCTTCTTCAACGGTGGTGTTGAAACACAGTACGAAGGGGAAGACAGAGCACTTATACCCTCACCCAAAGTAGCTACTTATGACTTGAAACCTGAAATGAGTGCATATGAAGTTGCTGAGGAAGCTGTTAAGAGAATTGATTCAAAGCAATATGATGTCATAATTCTAAATTTTGCCAACTGTGACATGGTTGGACACACAGGTGTATTTGATGCTGCAAAGGCTGCTGTTGAAGCAGTTGATGAATGTGTAGGAAAAGTAGTTAATGCTGTTACTGCACAGGGCGGGGTGGTATTGATAACTGCCGATCACGGAAATGCAGAGCAGATGGTTGACTATGAAAATGGAGGAGCATTCACTGCACATACTACCAATGTAGTACCGCTTATAGGTATCGGCTTGGGAAATACCAAACTCAAGGAAGGAAAACTTGCTGACCTTGCACCTACTATGCTTGACATAATGGGTATTGATAAACCTGCTCAAATGACAGGTACTTCACTGCTTCAAAAATAA
- the tpiA gene encoding triose-phosphate isomerase, which translates to MSMMNKKTIEDIDVAGKRVIVRVDFNVPLDENRKITDDKRIVGALPTIKYLVDKGAKTILVSHLGRPKEGFEDKFSMKPTAVRLGELLGKEIIMAKDVVGEDAKSKAAALKDGEVLMLENVRFHKEETKNDANFAKELASMAEIFVNDAFGTAHRAHASTAGLADYLPAVCGFLIKKEIEFMGKALANPARPFVAILGGAKVSDKIAVIENLIDKVDTLIIGGGMAYTFLKAKGYHIGNSICEEDKIDLAKTLMEKAEAKGVEIMLPIGSMVAQEFKNDTEIKYVPSDAMPDGWMGMDIGSLTIENFAKEIKKAKTVIWNGPMGVFEFPNFATGTKEIAKAVAESGALSIVGGGDSAAAVEQLGFADKITHISTGGGASLEFLEGKELPGIAVLMDKNPRKVIAAGNWKMNKTASEAVEFVNALKPAVADAKNEVVVGVPFVCLPGVVAAAKGSNIKVAAQNMHWEEKGAFTGEVSGPMLADLGVDYVIIGHSERREYFGETNEMINKKAHAIFKYGMTPIICCGETLTQREQGVTADHIRYQIKVALLDLTAEQVSKLVIAYEPIWAIGTGKTATNEQANEVCTIIRELVAELYGSEVAEHVRIQYGGSVNAKNATELFAMSDIDGGLVGGASLKVEDFSIIAKA; encoded by the coding sequence ATGAGCATGATGAACAAAAAAACAATTGAAGACATTGATGTTGCCGGTAAAAGGGTAATAGTAAGAGTTGATTTTAACGTACCATTGGATGAAAACAGAAAGATTACTGATGACAAGAGAATAGTTGGAGCACTTCCTACAATAAAGTATCTCGTTGACAAGGGAGCAAAGACTATACTTGTATCCCATTTGGGAAGACCCAAGGAAGGTTTTGAAGATAAATTCAGCATGAAGCCGACAGCTGTTAGACTTGGAGAACTTCTTGGAAAAGAAATAATAATGGCTAAAGATGTTGTAGGCGAAGATGCCAAGTCAAAGGCAGCAGCATTAAAAGACGGCGAAGTTCTTATGCTTGAGAACGTAAGATTCCATAAGGAAGAAACAAAGAATGATGCTAACTTTGCAAAAGAACTTGCAAGCATGGCTGAAATATTTGTAAACGACGCATTCGGAACAGCTCACAGGGCACACGCTTCTACTGCTGGATTGGCTGACTATCTTCCTGCTGTATGCGGATTCCTTATAAAGAAAGAAATTGAATTCATGGGTAAAGCACTGGCTAACCCTGCAAGACCATTCGTTGCAATCCTTGGTGGTGCAAAGGTTTCTGACAAAATTGCAGTTATCGAAAACCTCATTGACAAGGTTGATACCTTGATAATCGGCGGTGGTATGGCTTACACCTTCTTAAAGGCAAAAGGATACCATATTGGAAATTCAATCTGTGAAGAAGACAAGATTGACCTGGCAAAGACACTAATGGAAAAAGCTGAAGCAAAGGGTGTTGAAATAATGCTTCCGATAGGAAGTATGGTAGCTCAGGAATTCAAGAATGATACTGAAATAAAATACGTTCCATCAGATGCAATGCCTGACGGATGGATGGGTATGGATATAGGATCACTTACAATAGAAAATTTTGCAAAAGAAATAAAGAAAGCAAAGACAGTTATCTGGAACGGACCTATGGGTGTTTTTGAATTCCCTAACTTCGCAACAGGTACAAAGGAAATTGCAAAGGCAGTTGCAGAATCTGGAGCACTTTCAATAGTTGGAGGAGGAGATTCAGCTGCTGCAGTTGAACAGCTTGGTTTTGCAGATAAGATTACACATATTTCAACAGGTGGAGGAGCTTCTCTTGAATTCCTCGAAGGTAAAGAGCTTCCCGGTATAGCAGTACTTATGGATAAAAATCCAAGAAAAGTAATTGCTGCTGGTAACTGGAAAATGAATAAGACTGCTTCTGAAGCTGTTGAATTCGTAAATGCATTAAAGCCTGCTGTTGCTGACGCAAAAAATGAAGTGGTTGTTGGTGTTCCGTTTGTATGCCTGCCCGGCGTTGTTGCAGCTGCAAAGGGTTCAAATATAAAGGTTGCAGCTCAGAATATGCACTGGGAAGAAAAGGGAGCATTCACTGGAGAAGTATCCGGCCCGATGCTGGCAGACCTTGGTGTTGACTATGTAATAATCGGTCACTCCGAAAGAAGAGAATATTTCGGTGAAACCAACGAAATGATAAATAAAAAGGCTCATGCAATATTTAAATATGGTATGACTCCGATTATCTGCTGTGGTGAAACACTCACTCAGAGAGAACAGGGTGTTACAGCTGACCATATCAGATATCAGATAAAGGTAGCATTACTTGATTTGACTGCTGAACAAGTTAGCAAGCTTGTAATTGCTTACGAACCAATCTGGGCAATCGGAACAGGAAAGACTGCTACAAACGAACAGGCAAATGAAGTTTGCACAATTATCAGAGAATTGGTTGCAGAGCTCTATGGTTCAGAAGTAGCTGAACATGTTAGAATTCAGTACGGCGGAAGTGTAAATGCTAAGAATGCTACTGAACTGTTTGCAATGTCTGACATAGATGGCGGACTTGTTGGTGGAGCAAGCTTAAAGGTTGAGGATTTCTCAATAATCGCAAAAGCATAA
- a CDS encoding HDIG domain-containing metalloprotein, translated as MNRDEAYEELKVRLYDKELLRHSLAVEAVMKEFAKYYDADIEMWGLAGLLHDIDSEKAAGDSQKHSLLAAQILENFDIDESIIYCIRAQNDYQKIPRKRKMDKVLYAANHLTKLITYCADRLPDKNISDVTAQTVIENITKSDVQGINFEHIKHYKELNITLLEFVEITLNAMQKAFDNLRI; from the coding sequence ATGAATAGAGATGAGGCTTATGAAGAACTCAAAGTCCGTTTGTACGATAAGGAGCTTCTTAGGCATTCCTTAGCGGTGGAAGCAGTAATGAAAGAGTTTGCCAAATACTATGATGCGGATATTGAGATGTGGGGACTGGCTGGTCTGCTTCACGATATAGATAGTGAAAAAGCAGCGGGTGATTCGCAAAAACACAGTTTGTTAGCGGCACAAATACTTGAGAATTTTGATATTGACGAATCCATTATATACTGCATCCGAGCTCAAAATGATTACCAAAAAATACCACGCAAAAGGAAAATGGATAAAGTATTATATGCAGCCAATCACCTTACTAAATTAATCACCTACTGTGCCGATAGGCTGCCCGATAAAAACATTTCAGATGTCACGGCCCAAACGGTAATAGAAAATATTACAAAATCAGATGTTCAAGGAATAAATTTTGAACATATTAAGCATTATAAAGAACTGAATATTACACTATTAGAATTTGTAGAAATAACCTTAAATGCTATGCAAAAGGCTTTTGACAATTTAAGAATATAA
- the secG gene encoding preprotein translocase subunit SecG, which produces MEAAKWIVNVLHIIFALSIIIIVLLQSGKQAGLSGSIAGGAETFFGKNKGRTIDALLGKYTAFAAIAFLVTSIALYMLIDRVG; this is translated from the coding sequence TTGGAAGCTGCAAAATGGATTGTTAATGTACTTCATATTATTTTCGCTCTTTCTATTATCATTATTGTATTACTACAGTCAGGAAAACAGGCTGGGTTGTCAGGCTCAATAGCAGGTGGAGCTGAGACATTCTTTGGCAAGAACAAGGGTCGTACTATTGATGCGTTGCTAGGAAAGTATACTGCATTCGCTGCAATTGCATTTCTTGTTACATCTATTGCTCTTTACATGTTGATAGATAGGGTTGGTTAA